Within the Candidatus Eisenbacteria bacterium genome, the region GGTCAGGACACTTCTCAAGGGCGAACGCGTGAAGGCTGGCGTTCAAACAGAGGCTTGGGACGGCAGAAGTGACTCCGGGCGGGAGTTGGCTTCCGGCGTTTACTTCTATCAGCTAAGGGCAGGAGACAAAGTCGCAACGATGAAGATGGTTCTCCTGCGATAGGTTTTCACCGAATCTTTGCATCCCGGGCAGGGGTCCCACCGGCCCTGCCCGGAAGGTGTGCGAAGGATCTCAGAGAGGGAGGTGAGGCAAAGGAACAGAGAAAGAGTTAATGCGCGAACAGCATGAGTCTGTTGGTCATTGAAAGGAGAAGGTCATGAAAAAGCATCTGGGATTGATAGTCATTGCGATGATTGCCGTCTTCGCATCGGGAGCGTACGCTCTCGACAACATCATTAACATTCACATCAACGATGTGAACGGCGTGCCGGTTGCTCCGTACGCGGTCGGAACTCCTGTTGAAATCAGGGGAGTAGTCACTGCCGAGTTCACGAACGGAACTAATACCTACATAAGGGCTTTTGTTCAGGATGCGACCGGTGGTATCAATATCTACAAGTCCGGACTTACAGCAGGCTGTTACCTCCAGGTTGGCAATGATGTTACTGTCGCCGGGACAATTGGACAGTACAATGGGTTGACCCAGGTCATGATCACGAGCTATACGATCCACTCCTCCGGCAACCCTCTTCCCGCGCCCCTTCAGATAACGGCGGATGATCACGTCGCCACATTCAGGCCGGACTATACAGAGCCCAACGAAGGTAGATTGATTAAGATAAAGGGCGTGAAGATCATCGGTACAGGCTACACAGGGTGGCCTCTCTGGAAATCGACAACCTACTCGATAAACGATAGCCTTAACACCGGTAGCAGCACCAA harbors:
- a CDS encoding DUF5689 domain-containing protein — its product is MKKHLGLIVIAMIAVFASGAYALDNIINIHINDVNGVPVAPYAVGTPVEIRGVVTAEFTNGTNTYIRAFVQDATGGINIYKSGLTAGCYLQVGNDVTVAGTIGQYNGLTQVMITSYTIHSSGNPLPAPLQITADDHVATFRPDYTEPNEGRLIKIKGVKIIGTGYTGWPLWKSTTYSINDSLNTGSSTKTLLYVYGGSGCAVHPLINTNTPAGGFDVIGILTQFDSTSPYTAGYQISPRGPADIIVPPTDALPSSWGRVKAMYK